The Flavobacterium jumunjinense genome includes a region encoding these proteins:
- a CDS encoding patatin-like phospholipase family protein — translation MKKTFLLLSLFLFFQISLAQEDSVQKTRPKVGLVLSGGGAKGLAHIGVLKVIDSMGIKIDYIGGTSMGAIIGGLYASGYSAKELDSIFTTLDVDALLQDFTPRDSKSFYEKRNDEMYALTLPFDKFKVGLPSGLSKGLYNFNLLSRLTMSVNNIHDFNDLPIPFFCIATNIENGKEVVLDKGILPQAMIASGAIPTLYNPIEINGKVLVDGGVVNNYPVELVRKMGADIVIGVDVQDGLKNREQLQEATDLLVQVSNFSMIEKMEAKRKVTDIYIKPDIRGYNVVSFEKGKEIIPKGVSAALKFSAELKELVVQKSANNKKDNPREVLNIKEINVNDLENYTRAYVLGKLKFKPESKISFETLEKGINNLNATQNFSSIVYSFQKNGDGEDVIFNLKEKRSNMFLKFGLHYDDLFKSGVLINFTKKKLLKRNDVLSLDVVLGDNFRYNIDYYIDNGFYWSFGIKSKYSYFSKNVPNDFNNGFTLSSLGINSLNVNYSDLSNQVYLQTIFAQKFSIGTGVELKHLKIDSPTLQNIRPIFDNSDYFSIYGYMKFDSFNQKYFPKKGWYFNGEVKTYLYSSDYNNEFDEFTMAKADMGIAYTFLNKITFKLLAEGGFSIGENRANYLDFALGGYGFAPINNLRPFYGYDFVGLIGDSYVKGTFELDYEFYKKHHVNFNGNYANIGYAIFESLEGWFSKPNYSGYAFGYGYDSLIGPLEIKHSWSPETGDHHTWFTVGFWF, via the coding sequence ATGAAAAAAACGTTCTTGTTATTAAGCCTATTTCTATTTTTCCAAATCAGCTTAGCACAAGAGGATTCAGTTCAAAAAACACGACCAAAAGTAGGACTCGTTCTTAGTGGAGGTGGTGCGAAAGGATTAGCTCATATTGGAGTTCTAAAAGTAATCGATTCTATGGGGATAAAGATAGATTATATTGGTGGAACAAGTATGGGGGCAATTATTGGAGGTTTGTACGCTTCTGGATATTCAGCAAAAGAATTGGATTCGATTTTTACTACATTAGATGTTGATGCTTTATTACAAGATTTTACACCAAGAGATTCTAAAAGTTTTTATGAAAAACGAAATGACGAAATGTATGCTCTTACCTTGCCTTTTGATAAATTTAAAGTAGGATTGCCTTCAGGGCTTTCAAAAGGACTTTATAATTTCAATTTGCTTTCAAGACTTACAATGTCTGTTAATAATATTCATGATTTTAATGATTTGCCGATCCCTTTTTTCTGTATAGCAACAAATATTGAGAATGGAAAAGAAGTGGTTTTAGATAAGGGAATACTACCACAAGCTATGATTGCCAGTGGAGCGATACCTACATTGTATAATCCAATTGAAATAAATGGAAAAGTATTAGTAGACGGAGGTGTAGTAAATAATTACCCTGTCGAGCTAGTGCGAAAAATGGGTGCAGATATTGTTATAGGTGTGGATGTTCAGGATGGTCTAAAAAACAGAGAACAGTTACAAGAAGCTACAGATCTTTTAGTGCAGGTATCTAACTTTTCTATGATTGAAAAAATGGAAGCTAAAAGAAAAGTAACAGATATTTATATAAAACCTGACATTAGAGGATATAATGTTGTTTCTTTTGAAAAAGGAAAAGAAATAATTCCTAAAGGTGTAAGTGCAGCTTTAAAATTCTCAGCAGAATTAAAAGAGTTGGTTGTGCAAAAAAGTGCAAATAATAAAAAAGACAATCCGCGAGAGGTTTTAAATATAAAGGAGATTAATGTCAACGATTTAGAGAATTATACGAGAGCATATGTTTTAGGAAAGTTAAAATTTAAACCAGAATCTAAAATAAGTTTCGAAACTTTAGAAAAAGGAATAAATAATCTGAATGCAACTCAAAACTTTAGTTCTATTGTCTATTCTTTTCAAAAAAATGGAGATGGAGAAGATGTTATTTTTAATTTGAAAGAGAAAAGGAGTAACATGTTCTTAAAGTTTGGATTGCATTATGATGACTTATTTAAAAGTGGTGTGTTAATTAACTTTACAAAGAAAAAGTTATTAAAAAGGAATGATGTTCTTTCTTTAGATGTTGTCTTAGGTGATAATTTCAGATATAACATAGATTATTATATCGATAATGGATTCTACTGGAGCTTTGGAATAAAATCTAAATATTCCTATTTTAGTAAAAATGTACCGAATGATTTTAATAACGGATTTACACTTTCTTCACTTGGAATTAATTCATTAAACGTTAATTATTCAGATTTAAGTAATCAAGTATATTTGCAGACTATTTTTGCTCAAAAATTCTCAATTGGAACAGGAGTAGAGTTAAAACATTTAAAAATTGACTCTCCAACGCTTCAAAATATACGTCCTATTTTTGATAATAGTGATTATTTTTCGATATATGGATACATGAAATTTGATTCTTTTAATCAGAAATACTTCCCTAAAAAAGGATGGTATTTTAACGGAGAAGTAAAAACATACTTATACTCATCAGATTATAATAATGAGTTCGATGAGTTTACTATGGCAAAAGCAGATATGGGAATAGCATATACTTTTTTGAATAAAATTACTTTTAAACTACTTGCAGAAGGTGGTTTTTCTATTGGAGAAAACAGGGCGAATTATTTAGACTTTGCACTTGGAGGATATGGTTTTGCACCTATTAATAATTTAAGACCGTTTTATGGGTATGACTTTGTGGGGCTTATAGGAGATAGTTATGTAAAAGGGACATTCGAATTAGATTATGAGTTTTATAAGAAACATCACGTTAATTTTAATGGAAATTATGCAAATATTGGATATGCAATATTTGAAAGCTTAGAAGGTTGGTTCTCAAAACCAAATTATAGTGGTTATGCTTTTGGGTATGGATATGATTCGTTAATTGGACCTTTAGAAATAAAGCATTCTTGGTCTCCAGAAACTGGCGATCATCATACTTGGTTTACAGTTGGTTTTTGGTTTTAA
- a CDS encoding homogentisate 1,2-dioxygenase — MPFYHKLGEIPPKRHTQFRKPNGDLYYEQLFGTVGFDGMSTNSYHEHRPTQVKEIKAQYSIKPKIAKENNIQSYRLRGFQVAPQDDYLESRKIVLTNSDCHIALAAPKKSTTEYFYKNTDSDEMIFIHRGTGKLRTIYGNLDFKYGDYLIIPRGIIYKIDFDTEDNRLFIVESHSPIYTPKQYRNWFGQLLEHSPYCERDIRRPYELETNNEKGEFLIKVKKKDEIFDMIYATHPFDVVGYDGFNYPYALSIHDFEPITGRIHLPPPIHQTFETNAFVICSFVPRLYDYHPLSIPAPYNHSNIDADEVLYYVDGDFMSRNDIEAGHISLHPAGIAHGPHPGAAERSIGKTETQELAVMVDTFKPLMVTEEAMKIADEKYYQSWLD, encoded by the coding sequence ATGCCATTTTATCATAAATTAGGAGAAATTCCACCGAAACGTCATACACAATTCCGAAAACCAAACGGCGATTTATATTACGAGCAGTTATTTGGAACAGTTGGTTTTGACGGAATGTCTACAAATTCATACCACGAACATAGACCAACACAGGTTAAAGAAATTAAAGCTCAATATAGTATTAAGCCAAAAATAGCAAAAGAAAACAACATTCAGTCCTATCGATTGAGAGGTTTTCAAGTTGCACCTCAAGATGATTATTTAGAGAGTCGAAAAATTGTTTTAACCAATTCAGATTGTCATATTGCTTTAGCAGCACCAAAAAAATCAACTACTGAATATTTTTATAAAAATACAGATTCAGATGAAATGATTTTCATTCATCGTGGAACGGGTAAGTTAAGAACCATATACGGAAATCTTGATTTTAAGTATGGAGATTATTTAATTATTCCGCGAGGAATTATTTATAAAATAGATTTTGATACGGAAGACAACCGTTTGTTTATAGTTGAATCTCATTCGCCAATCTATACTCCAAAACAATATCGAAACTGGTTTGGTCAATTGTTAGAACATTCTCCATATTGTGAAAGAGATATTCGACGTCCTTATGAATTAGAGACGAATAACGAAAAAGGAGAATTTCTTATAAAAGTTAAAAAGAAAGATGAAATTTTTGATATGATATATGCGACACATCCATTTGATGTTGTTGGATATGACGGTTTCAATTATCCTTATGCGTTGTCAATTCATGATTTTGAACCTATAACAGGAAGAATTCATTTGCCACCACCAATTCATCAAACTTTTGAAACAAATGCCTTTGTAATTTGTTCTTTTGTGCCAAGACTATATGATTATCACCCATTATCGATACCTGCACCGTATAATCATAGTAATATAGATGCCGATGAGGTATTGTATTATGTAGATGGGGATTTTATGAGCCGTAATGACATCGAAGCAGGTCATATATCTTTGCATCCTGCTGGAATTGCTCACGGACCACATCCTGGAGCAGCAGAACGAAGCATTGGTAAAACAGAAACACAAGAATTAGCAGTTATGGTCGATACTTTTAAACCATTAATGGTTACAGAAGAAGCTATGAAAATAGCAGATGAGAAGTATTATCAATCTTGGTTAGATTAA
- the hppD gene encoding 4-hydroxyphenylpyruvate dioxygenase: MSKEVKSVNYGLEKIFEGAQDFLPLLGTDYVEFYVGNAKQAAHFYKTAFGFQSLAYRGLETGSRDSVSYVLVQDKIRLVLTTPLNSSSPINDHIVKHGDGVKVVALWVEDARSAYEETTKRGAKSFMEPVVEKDEHGEVIRAGIYTYGETVHMFVERKNYSGTFMPGFKEWKSDYNPTSVGLKYIDHMVGNVGWGEMNTWVKWYEDVMGFENFLSFDDKQIHTEYSALMSKVMSNGNGRVKFPINEPAKGNKRSQIEEYLDFYEGPGVQHIAVATDDIIKTVSELKARGIEFLPPPPQAYYDGIPERLGVHRDMMKEDISELQKLSIMVDADEEGYLLQIFTKPVEDRPTLFFEIIQRMGARGFGAGNFKALFESIEREQALRGTL; this comes from the coding sequence ATGAGTAAAGAAGTAAAATCAGTAAACTACGGTTTAGAGAAAATATTCGAAGGAGCGCAAGATTTCCTTCCCCTTTTAGGAACAGATTATGTAGAATTTTATGTAGGTAACGCAAAACAAGCTGCTCATTTCTACAAAACAGCATTCGGATTTCAATCATTAGCCTATAGAGGATTGGAAACAGGTTCTAGAGATTCTGTAAGCTATGTGTTAGTTCAAGATAAAATACGCTTAGTGTTAACAACTCCTTTAAATAGCTCATCTCCAATTAATGATCATATTGTTAAGCATGGTGATGGTGTTAAAGTAGTTGCACTGTGGGTAGAAGACGCTAGAAGTGCCTATGAAGAAACTACAAAGCGTGGTGCAAAATCATTCATGGAGCCTGTAGTTGAAAAAGATGAGCATGGAGAAGTAATTAGAGCAGGTATTTATACCTATGGTGAAACAGTTCATATGTTTGTTGAACGTAAAAACTATAGTGGTACATTTATGCCAGGGTTTAAAGAATGGAAATCAGATTATAACCCTACAAGTGTTGGCTTGAAATATATTGACCACATGGTTGGTAATGTGGGTTGGGGAGAAATGAATACTTGGGTAAAATGGTATGAAGATGTTATGGGGTTTGAGAACTTCCTTTCGTTTGATGATAAACAAATCCATACGGAATATTCAGCTTTAATGAGTAAAGTAATGAGTAATGGTAATGGAAGAGTTAAGTTTCCAATTAATGAACCTGCAAAAGGAAATAAACGTTCTCAAATTGAAGAATATTTAGATTTCTATGAAGGTCCAGGTGTTCAGCATATTGCTGTGGCAACAGATGATATTATAAAAACGGTTAGTGAATTGAAGGCTAGAGGTATTGAGTTTTTGCCACCACCACCACAAGCATATTACGATGGTATTCCAGAAAGATTAGGAGTGCACCGTGACATGATGAAAGAAGACATCAGCGAATTGCAAAAATTATCAATTATGGTAGATGCAGATGAAGAAGGATATTTGCTACAGATTTTCACTAAGCCTGTTGAAGATAGACCAACCTTGTTTTTTGAAATAATTCAAAGAATGGGAGCTAGAGGTTTTGGTGCAGGTAACTTTAAAGCACTTTTTGAGTCAATTGAAAGAGAACAAGCATTGCGAGGTACATTATAA
- a CDS encoding DUF3108 domain-containing protein — MKKLILLLVVFVTTNSFVEKERSFGTGEFIKLRIHYGLVNAGFASLEVKESTRNNRKVHHVEGKGWTVGMAKFFFEVKDDYQSFFDKETGRPYQFLRKIDEGGYTKYQEGFFNQNNSTVRVKDYKNNTENTFSVPENVQDIVSAFYYLRNHPEVDNLKNGESIAIDMFFDDETTKFKLKYLGEENIKTKFGKISCKIFRPYVQAGRVFKEEESLTVWISNDDNKIPVRVKASLAVGSLKADLDSYSNLKHAINFK; from the coding sequence ATGAAAAAACTTATTTTACTTTTAGTCGTTTTTGTTACTACAAATTCATTCGTAGAGAAGGAAAGATCTTTTGGAACAGGAGAGTTTATAAAGCTCAGAATACATTACGGATTGGTAAATGCTGGATTCGCTTCATTAGAAGTTAAGGAATCAACTCGTAATAATAGAAAAGTACATCATGTTGAAGGAAAAGGCTGGACAGTTGGTATGGCTAAATTTTTCTTTGAAGTTAAAGATGATTATCAAAGTTTTTTTGATAAAGAAACAGGTAGGCCTTATCAGTTTTTAAGAAAAATTGATGAAGGAGGTTATACCAAATATCAAGAAGGTTTTTTTAATCAAAATAATAGTACTGTTAGAGTTAAAGATTATAAAAACAATACAGAAAATACATTTTCAGTACCAGAAAATGTGCAAGACATTGTTTCTGCTTTTTATTATTTAAGAAATCATCCAGAAGTAGATAATTTAAAAAATGGAGAATCTATCGCAATAGATATGTTTTTTGATGATGAAACTACAAAGTTTAAGTTAAAATATCTTGGTGAAGAAAATATAAAAACTAAATTTGGGAAAATTTCTTGTAAAATCTTCCGTCCTTATGTTCAAGCAGGTAGAGTTTTTAAAGAAGAGGAGAGTTTAACAGTTTGGATTTCAAATGACGACAATAAAATACCTGTTCGTGTAAAAGCGAGTTTAGCTGTAGGTTCGTTAAAAGCAGATTTAGATAGTTATAGTAATTTAAAACACGCGATTAATTTCAAATAA
- a CDS encoding tryptophan 2,3-dioxygenase family protein: MEITPERIHQLEQIEKKYNAINQSTDTHLEGLLWSKPITYWDYIQTDALLNLQIQRTTLPDEMVFIMYHQVNELLFKMILWEIDQLAHTEKPTTNFFEERLGRISRYFDMLTTSFTIMTDGMEPEQYLKFRNTLTPASGFQSAQYRLIEFASTDLINLIDYRFRATIDRNTPYEHAFEHLYWQAAGKDYKTGEKSYLLKQFENKYKKEFLDFMEEYNTINLWRKYKQLPEESQKSESLINAMRHLDKTINITWVMGHFNAAKKYIESVPGNHEATGGSDWKKYMLPKYQKRIFFPELWSKEELENWGEEL, from the coding sequence ATGGAAATAACACCCGAAAGAATTCATCAATTAGAACAAATTGAAAAAAAATACAATGCAATAAACCAAAGCACAGATACTCATCTTGAGGGTTTGTTGTGGTCGAAACCCATAACTTATTGGGACTATATTCAGACTGATGCTTTGTTGAACTTACAGATTCAAAGAACAACATTGCCAGACGAAATGGTTTTTATAATGTATCATCAAGTTAACGAGTTATTGTTTAAAATGATTCTTTGGGAAATTGATCAATTAGCGCATACGGAAAAACCAACAACTAACTTCTTTGAAGAAAGATTAGGAAGAATAAGTAGATATTTCGATATGTTAACGACTTCGTTTACAATAATGACAGACGGAATGGAACCAGAGCAGTATCTGAAATTTAGAAACACATTAACACCTGCAAGTGGATTTCAAAGTGCTCAATATAGATTAATTGAATTTGCATCAACAGACTTAATAAATCTTATTGACTATCGCTTTAGAGCTACCATTGATAGAAATACTCCCTATGAACATGCATTTGAACACTTGTATTGGCAAGCCGCAGGAAAAGATTATAAAACAGGAGAAAAATCATACTTGTTGAAGCAATTTGAAAATAAGTATAAAAAGGAATTCTTAGATTTCATGGAAGAGTATAATACCATAAATTTATGGAGAAAATACAAACAACTTCCAGAGGAATCTCAAAAAAGTGAAAGCCTTATTAATGCAATGAGACACCTTGATAAAACTATAAATATTACATGGGTGATGGGGCATTTTAATGCAGCTAAAAAGTATATTGAAAGTGTCCCAGGTAATCATGAAGCAACTGGAGGGAGTGACTGGAAAAAATATATGCTTCCAAAATATCAAAAGAGAATATTCTTTCCAGAATTATGGTCTAAAGAAGAATTAGAAAACTGGGGAGAAGAATTATAA
- a CDS encoding M23 family metallopeptidase, producing MKYLPLLFLSLFLFISCNDVKEKEVKKPKVKVNTEPIVKEYGFVFNDYKVIRDTIKSGDNLSLIFGKFDLPDSLRTFDAVEKVKDSFNPRMIKIGKPYLLFLDKKKPNELNALVYVKNKIEYAVIDFRDSVQVNNKKKPTSLKRRTIAAEIEGSLSETLSKQGVSQAFATKLAKVYEYSIDFFKIQKGDKFSVTINERYIEDSIYVGIESVESTYFQHRGNDYYAFPYKLKPEQAYPDYYDEKGNGLKSMFLKSPLDYFRISSRFSGRRFHPVQKRWKAHNGTDYAAAHGTPIKATATGVVERAGYTSGNGNYVKIRHNGTYSTQYLHMSKILVKNGQHVSQGQVIGKVGSTGLATGPHVCYRFWKNGVQVDPFRQQLPNAEPMNDKDKTIYLKHIEPLRKELDSVIKVKFKK from the coding sequence TTGAAATACCTACCACTACTATTTTTATCATTGTTTTTATTCATTTCTTGTAATGATGTAAAAGAAAAAGAAGTTAAGAAACCAAAAGTTAAAGTTAATACAGAGCCTATTGTTAAAGAATATGGATTTGTTTTTAATGATTATAAAGTGATAAGAGACACCATCAAATCAGGTGATAATTTAAGTTTAATATTTGGTAAATTTGATTTGCCAGATAGTTTAAGAACCTTTGATGCTGTTGAAAAAGTAAAAGATTCATTCAACCCTAGAATGATAAAAATAGGAAAGCCGTATTTGTTATTTTTAGATAAGAAGAAACCTAATGAGCTAAATGCTCTTGTTTATGTAAAAAACAAGATTGAATATGCTGTAATCGATTTTAGAGACTCAGTACAAGTTAATAATAAAAAGAAACCAACGTCTTTAAAAAGAAGAACAATTGCTGCGGAAATTGAAGGTTCGTTGTCTGAAACGCTTTCTAAACAAGGCGTAAGCCAAGCTTTTGCTACAAAGTTGGCTAAAGTCTATGAGTATTCCATAGATTTCTTTAAAATACAGAAAGGTGATAAATTCTCTGTCACAATAAATGAAAGATATATTGAAGATTCAATTTATGTTGGAATTGAAAGTGTAGAATCTACCTATTTTCAACATAGAGGAAATGATTATTATGCATTTCCATATAAGTTAAAACCAGAGCAAGCTTATCCAGATTACTACGATGAAAAAGGAAATGGACTTAAGAGTATGTTTTTAAAATCCCCTTTGGATTATTTTAGAATATCTTCTCGTTTCTCTGGTAGACGTTTTCATCCTGTTCAGAAAAGATGGAAAGCACACAATGGAACAGATTATGCGGCGGCACATGGAACGCCTATAAAAGCGACAGCTACAGGTGTGGTAGAAAGAGCAGGTTATACCTCTGGAAACGGTAACTATGTTAAGATTAGACATAATGGTACCTATTCAACGCAATACCTACACATGTCAAAAATATTAGTTAAAAACGGACAGCACGTTTCTCAAGGGCAAGTTATAGGGAAGGTGGGAAGTACTGGTTTAGCAACAGGACCACATGTTTGTTATAGGTTCTGGAAGAATGGTGTGCAAGTTGATCCATTTCGTCAGCAGTTACCTAATGCAGAACCCATGAATGACAAGGATAAAACAATATATTTAAAACATATTGAGCCACTTCGAAAAGAACTTGATAGTGTAATAAAAGTAAAATTTAAGAAATAA
- the pgi gene encoding glucose-6-phosphate isomerase, giving the protein MALAINNPTNSVAWKKLEAHFEEIKNLSMKEMFSSDSARAEKFHIEWNDFIVDYSKNKITQETIDLLLELANEIGLKKAIEGYFSGEIINQTENRAVLHTALRATENEKVYVEGKNIVPEIFEVKKSIEVFTNEIVEGKRKGFTGKSFTDVVNIGIGGSDLGPAMIVEGLQYYKNHLNVHFVSNVDGDHVNEVLKKINPETTLFVIVSKTFTTQETLSNAETIREWFLQEAKLEDVAKHFVAVSTNIKNVTEFGIAKENIFPMWDWVGGRFSLWSAVGLSISLSVGYDNFNKLLKGANKMDNHFKEAPFEDNIPVILAMLSIWYNNFFNAETEAIIPYTQYLQKLAPYLQQGIMESNGKSVGRDGKLVNYQTGTIIWGEPGTNSQHAFFQLIHQGTKLIPTDFIGFKKSLHGNKGHHDKLMSNFFAQTEALLMGKNENKVREELNEAGMSSERADYLLPFKVFQGDKPTNTLLIDKLSPESLGALVALYEHKIFVQGIVWNIFSYDQWGVELGKQLANSILTELNDKKINTHDSSTNFLLRKYIS; this is encoded by the coding sequence ATGGCATTAGCAATAAATAATCCTACTAATTCAGTAGCTTGGAAAAAGTTAGAAGCGCATTTTGAAGAAATTAAGAACCTTTCAATGAAAGAAATGTTCTCTTCGGATAGTGCAAGAGCTGAAAAGTTTCATATTGAATGGAATGATTTTATTGTAGATTATTCTAAAAATAAGATCACACAAGAAACGATTGATTTATTGCTAGAACTGGCTAATGAAATAGGATTAAAAAAAGCAATCGAAGGCTATTTTTCTGGAGAAATAATAAATCAGACAGAAAACAGAGCTGTATTGCATACTGCTTTAAGAGCAACGGAAAATGAGAAGGTGTATGTAGAAGGGAAAAATATAGTTCCAGAGATTTTTGAAGTAAAGAAAAGTATTGAGGTTTTTACAAATGAAATAGTTGAAGGAAAACGAAAAGGTTTTACGGGTAAATCGTTTACAGATGTAGTGAATATTGGAATTGGAGGTTCAGATCTTGGTCCGGCAATGATTGTTGAAGGATTGCAGTATTATAAAAATCATTTAAATGTTCATTTTGTATCCAATGTAGATGGAGATCATGTAAATGAAGTATTAAAGAAAATAAATCCAGAAACGACACTCTTTGTAATTGTGTCAAAAACCTTTACAACACAGGAAACACTGTCTAATGCAGAAACTATAAGAGAATGGTTTTTGCAAGAAGCTAAGCTAGAAGATGTGGCTAAACATTTTGTTGCTGTTTCGACAAATATAAAAAATGTTACTGAATTTGGTATCGCCAAGGAAAATATTTTCCCGATGTGGGATTGGGTTGGTGGACGTTTTTCATTGTGGAGTGCTGTGGGGCTAAGTATAAGTTTGTCAGTTGGCTATGATAATTTCAATAAATTACTAAAAGGGGCAAATAAAATGGATAATCATTTTAAAGAAGCTCCATTTGAAGATAATATTCCAGTTATCTTAGCAATGCTAAGTATATGGTATAATAACTTTTTTAATGCAGAAACAGAAGCTATAATTCCATATACGCAATATTTACAAAAATTAGCACCTTATTTGCAGCAAGGTATAATGGAGAGTAATGGAAAAAGTGTTGGTAGAGATGGAAAACTAGTTAACTATCAAACAGGAACTATAATTTGGGGAGAGCCAGGGACAAATTCACAACATGCTTTTTTTCAACTAATACACCAAGGGACTAAGTTAATTCCAACCGATTTTATTGGGTTCAAGAAATCGTTACATGGAAATAAGGGACATCATGACAAATTAATGTCCAATTTTTTTGCGCAAACAGAAGCCTTGTTAATGGGTAAAAATGAAAATAAAGTAAGAGAAGAATTAAATGAAGCGGGTATGTCTTCTGAGCGAGCAGATTACCTATTGCCTTTTAAGGTTTTTCAAGGTGATAAACCAACAAATACTTTATTGATTGATAAGCTTTCTCCTGAAAGTTTAGGAGCGTTAGTGGCATTATATGAACACAAAATATTTGTTCAGGGAATTGTATGGAATATTTTTAGTTACGACCAATGGGGGGTAGAATTAGGTAAGCAATTAGCGAATTCTATTCTAACCGAGTTGAATGACAAAAAAATTAACACTCATGATAGCTCAACAAATTTCTTATTACGTAAATATATTTCTTAA